Proteins encoded within one genomic window of Bacillus sp. F19:
- a CDS encoding very short patch repair endonuclease, which translates to MVSKELWHRGFRFRKNGKSLFGTPDIAIKKYKIVIFIDSCFCHACEFHGTLPQKNQLFWIKKFNRNKERDLEVNNYYIQKQWHLLRVWEHDLKRDFAGSINKIVSLINFSKKFKGPKIYKPFYSD; encoded by the coding sequence ATAGTCTCAAAAGAACTTTGGCATAGGGGTTTTAGATTCAGAAAAAACGGTAAATCATTATTTGGTACCCCTGATATCGCTATTAAGAAATATAAAATTGTAATATTTATTGACTCTTGTTTTTGTCATGCTTGCGAATTTCACGGAACATTACCTCAAAAAAATCAATTATTCTGGATAAAAAAATTCAATAGAAATAAAGAAAGGGATCTTGAAGTGAACAATTACTATATACAAAAGCAGTGGCATCTTCTGAGAGTATGGGAACATGACTTAAAAAGAGATTTTGCAGGATCTATCAATAAAATTGTTAGTTTAATTAATTTCTCAAAAAAATTTAAAGGCCCAAAAATATATAAACCATTTTATTCAGATTAA
- the dcm gene encoding DNA (cytosine-5-)-methyltransferase: MKVIELFAGVGGFRLGLEKTGHFEVVWGNQWEPAKRAQDAFNCYSKNFSGTGIHSNEDISQVNTQEIPDADLLVGGFPCQDYSVARTLSGEQGLKGKKGVLFWEIKRIIQDKMPEFVLLENVDRLLKSPSSQRGRDFSIMLATFRDLGYSVEWRVINAADYGFAQRRRRVFIFASKLETNYGQAIKDKDKNDLLFKEGFFADEFPVLPVASEKHKPLELTLPLDLVEISDTFSTKFLNSGIMINGQVYSVELLPIETQPTPLIDILDLMVDEEYYLTTSNIEKFKFLKGAKKIERTSSTGHKYIFSEGGMAFPEPLDKPGRTMLTSEGTVNRSTHVVQNPFDEEGRLRFLTPDECEKLNGFPAGWTDTGMSERMRYFCMGNALVVGLIEKMGRKIHEIEKTHSYK; this comes from the coding sequence ATGAAAGTAATTGAACTTTTTGCTGGAGTAGGTGGATTCAGACTTGGATTAGAAAAAACTGGTCATTTCGAAGTGGTATGGGGAAATCAGTGGGAACCAGCTAAAAGAGCTCAGGATGCATTTAATTGTTATTCAAAAAACTTCAGTGGTACAGGTATTCATTCGAATGAAGATATTTCTCAAGTAAATACACAAGAAATTCCAGATGCTGACTTATTAGTTGGGGGATTCCCTTGCCAAGATTACTCTGTTGCGAGAACTTTGTCCGGAGAACAGGGTTTAAAGGGGAAAAAAGGTGTTTTATTTTGGGAAATTAAACGAATTATTCAAGATAAAATGCCTGAATTTGTACTTCTTGAAAATGTAGATAGACTATTAAAATCACCATCTAGCCAAAGAGGAAGAGATTTCTCTATTATGCTTGCTACATTTAGAGATCTGGGATACAGCGTTGAGTGGAGAGTTATCAATGCTGCTGATTATGGATTTGCTCAAAGAAGAAGAAGAGTATTTATTTTTGCATCTAAACTAGAAACTAATTATGGACAAGCTATTAAAGATAAAGATAAGAATGATTTATTATTTAAAGAAGGTTTCTTTGCTGATGAATTCCCTGTTTTACCAGTGGCTTCAGAAAAACATAAACCACTGGAACTAACTCTACCTTTAGATCTAGTGGAAATTTCTGATACATTCAGCACCAAATTTTTAAATTCAGGTATTATGATAAATGGTCAAGTATACTCTGTGGAATTACTACCTATAGAGACACAACCTACACCTTTAATTGATATTTTAGATTTAATGGTTGATGAAGAGTACTATTTAACCACATCTAACATTGAAAAATTTAAATTCTTAAAAGGTGCAAAAAAGATTGAACGTACATCCTCAACTGGACATAAGTACATCTTTTCAGAAGGTGGAATGGCATTTCCAGAACCATTAGATAAACCAGGAAGAACAATGTTAACTAGTGAAGGAACTGTTAACAGGAGCACCCATGTTGTGCAAAATCCTTTTGATGAAGAAGGACGTCTACGCTTCCTTACACCCGACGAATGTGAAAAACTAAATGGATTCCCGGCTGGTTGGACTGATACTGGAATGTCTGAGAGAATGAGATATTTTTGTATGGGTAATGCTTTGGTTGTTGGGCTAATTGAAAAAATGGGTAGAAAAATTCATGAAATTGAAAAAACACATAGTTACAAATAG
- a CDS encoding IS3 family transposase (programmed frameshift) translates to MTKYTIDEKSHAVLEYLEGEKSYKSIAQERNVGLSPLKRWVARYLKHGMEGLVSSYTNYTLPFKLEVLKYMNEYGASINETAVHYNLPSDSTLLNWANQFKEGGIDALKPKKKGRLSMKKETKKKSPANGSQEALLAELEYLRAENAYPKKVECLSSRKGCLTKKEKAKVVHELRKQFDLNLLLSISKMARSTYYYWVNAFGREDKYTEIKSLIKEIFQTHKGRYGYRRITLELRNRGARINHKTVLRLMNELGLKSLVRMKKYRSYKGKIGKIAPNILARDFKAAKSNEKWVTDVTEFHIAGEKLYLSAILDLFNGEIIAYNIESRPVYPLVSKILDKAFDRLESKDSPILHSDQGWHYQMKQYSHDLKKHNITQSMSRKGNCLDNAVIENFFGLLKSELLYLQEFKSMEHFKQELEEYIHYYNHQRIKVKLKGMSPVDYRIHALKAA, encoded by the exons TTGACTAAATATACGATAGACGAAAAATCACATGCAGTTTTAGAGTACTTAGAAGGGGAAAAATCCTATAAATCCATTGCTCAAGAAAGAAATGTAGGTTTATCCCCTCTGAAAAGATGGGTCGCTCGCTATCTAAAACATGGGATGGAAGGACTTGTTTCATCCTATACAAATTACACTCTGCCCTTTAAACTAGAGGTACTTAAATATATGAACGAATATGGGGCATCGATCAACGAGACCGCTGTACACTATAACCTTCCTTCCGATTCTACACTTTTGAATTGGGCAAATCAGTTTAAGGAAGGAGGTATAGACGCCCTTAAACCAAAGAAAAAGGGGCGTCTATCCATGAAAAAAGAAACTAAGAAAAAATCGCCAGCTAATGGCTCTCAAGAAGCACTTCTTGCCGAATTAGAATACTTACGTGCAGAGAATGCCTATC CTAAAAAAGTTGAATGCCTTAGTTCAAGAAAAGGATGCCTTACAAAAAAAGAAAAAGCGAAAGTAGTCCATGAACTAAGGAAACAATTTGATTTAAATCTGCTTCTATCCATTTCTAAAATGGCACGGAGTACGTACTATTATTGGGTAAACGCCTTCGGGCGTGAGGATAAATACACAGAAATTAAATCCCTTATCAAAGAGATTTTCCAAACGCATAAAGGGCGTTATGGGTATCGGCGTATCACCCTAGAATTACGTAATCGAGGTGCTCGCATCAATCATAAAACAGTTCTCAGATTGATGAATGAATTAGGATTGAAGTCATTGGTTCGCATGAAGAAATACCGTTCGTACAAAGGGAAAATCGGCAAGATTGCGCCCAACATTCTAGCACGTGATTTCAAGGCGGCAAAGTCCAATGAAAAATGGGTGACAGACGTCACAGAATTCCATATAGCTGGGGAGAAACTATACTTATCGGCCATTCTTGACCTGTTTAATGGAGAAATCATCGCCTATAATATCGAATCTCGGCCTGTTTATCCGCTCGTTTCCAAAATACTGGATAAAGCCTTTGATCGCTTGGAATCGAAAGATTCACCCATTCTCCATTCAGATCAGGGCTGGCATTATCAGATGAAACAATACTCGCATGATTTGAAAAAACATAACATTACACAAAGCATGTCACGCAAAGGAAATTGTCTCGATAATGCGGTCATTGAAAACTTCTTTGGCTTATTAAAATCCGAATTACTCTATCTTCAAGAATTTAAAAGCATGGAGCATTTCAAACAAGAACTAGAAGAATATATCCATTACTACAATCATCAACGAATCAAGGTAAAATTAAAAGGCATGAGCCCGGTTGATTACCGGATTCATGCCCTCAAGGCTGCCTAA
- a CDS encoding restriction endonuclease, which translates to MKYDIFNAKSIELHAKVLENKSFYEVIPASDLKKSTNKGGLGQLIEKHHFGYKPNSLSGPDFVEAGVELKLTPYKKVRKSKYSSKERLVLNIIDYEKLIYEKFETSSFWNKNKLLLLIFYLYEKETNRSDFKITHAQLFSFPEKDLQIIKDDWKKIVDKVSKGLAHELSESETSYLGACTKGANKHSLRKQPKSSIKAMQRAFSLKSSYMTFILNEYILKKNVTYQTITDKLEDSLEEFIIKAYSNYYGETLVNLSTRFGVSNNSKGKTYLVAAKMLNGELTDLNKTEEFLKSNTKIKAIRIQKNGKIKESMSFPTFKYLDIIKETWETSTLRNMFLETRFLFVVFKENEVGEYLFERSMFWNIPLSDLENEVKSVWEETVNRINLGKSDDLPKSSDNKVCHVRPHARNREDTYPTPHGDNIVKKCFWLNNSYLLEQVNFNK; encoded by the coding sequence ATGAAATACGATATTTTTAACGCTAAATCTATAGAATTACACGCAAAAGTACTAGAAAATAAAAGTTTCTATGAAGTTATTCCTGCTTCAGATTTAAAAAAATCTACTAATAAAGGTGGATTGGGGCAATTAATTGAAAAACATCATTTCGGCTATAAACCTAACAGCCTCTCTGGACCAGATTTTGTAGAAGCCGGCGTTGAACTTAAGCTGACACCTTATAAAAAAGTAAGAAAATCAAAGTATTCTTCAAAAGAGCGATTAGTCTTAAATATTATTGATTATGAAAAGTTGATTTATGAAAAATTTGAAACTAGTTCTTTCTGGAATAAAAATAAATTGTTACTGTTAATCTTTTATTTGTATGAAAAAGAAACTAATAGAAGTGATTTCAAAATCACACACGCACAATTGTTTAGTTTCCCAGAAAAAGACCTACAAATAATTAAAGACGATTGGAAAAAAATAGTAGATAAAGTCAGTAAAGGATTAGCACATGAATTATCAGAATCTGAAACAAGTTATTTGGGTGCTTGCACTAAAGGGGCAAATAAACATAGTTTAAGAAAACAGCCGAAATCTTCAATTAAAGCTATGCAACGGGCGTTTAGTTTAAAATCTTCATATATGACATTTATTTTAAATGAATATATATTGAAGAAAAATGTTACTTATCAAACTATTACTGACAAATTAGAAGATTCTTTAGAAGAATTCATTATTAAAGCTTATAGCAATTATTATGGAGAGACTCTGGTCAACTTAAGCACTCGTTTTGGTGTCTCGAATAATTCTAAGGGTAAAACTTATTTAGTTGCTGCTAAAATGTTAAATGGCGAGTTAACTGATTTAAATAAAACAGAAGAATTTTTAAAATCAAATACAAAAATAAAAGCTATCAGAATTCAAAAAAATGGTAAAATAAAAGAGAGTATGTCATTTCCTACCTTTAAGTATTTAGACATTATTAAGGAAACGTGGGAGACAAGCACATTAAGAAATATGTTTTTAGAAACACGATTCCTTTTTGTAGTTTTTAAGGAAAATGAAGTTGGAGAATATCTTTTTGAAAGATCAATGTTCTGGAATATTCCACTTTCTGATTTAGAAAATGAAGTTAAATCTGTTTGGGAAGAAACAGTTAATAGAATAAATCTGGGGAAATCAGACGATTTACCAAAAAGTAGCGATAACAAAGTATGCCATGTGAGACCCCATGCGAGAAACAGGGAAGATACTTATCCAACACCTCACGGTGACAATATAGTAAAAAAATGTTTTTGGCTAAACAATAGTTATCTACTAGAACAGGTTAATTTCAACAAATAG
- the dptF gene encoding DNA phosphorothioation-dependent restriction protein DptF yields MSSHSFEFIQNLNPDLSQLGMIIDKIFYADPHGVLVKGRLFAEQLSKDVVKREAGLENLLYVRQVERIDGLEKEGLLTNEIAKSFDSIRYLGNQASHKNSNFDLETALKMHKNLFKVAVWYMEVYGDYEFVPPNYQHPLFKEKGFSNEELDELIDKKLSNQLKGFLDLNNRKIRLNTISDIDIENRNSKEDTHQTLEKKAKISGNVLHGSSLIYELSKLKESSQEAVENEKSFSSFKTYLHVERPIQNNMYEALKTSEKSNVCQLIILGGSVGDGKSHLLAYMNNTYPEMMKKFTIHNDATESFNPTKNSLDTLDEVLKPFSDDYIDNSIDKQVLAINLGVLHNFLESNYAKESYTKLSEFINKSDVFNSNSISKDVTDENFHLISFSDFHTFEITNQGPKSTYFKELFNRITSESELNPFYQAYIKDLENGYKGHVMTNYQLFKRGEVQEKISQLLIQALIKHKLIISTRALLNFIYDIIVPANLEDNLVFSSVIDETEFLLPNLLFGSKDRSLLLQVLSKLDPIHVRSKEIDQLLIELNNSHNVSDVFKSQITSNGIEVWIDSLEELGPFYELSSATRKILNVSMIRMGWCLSSNLEHVFSDSVYKSYMTSLYAFNTGDRSGLISIYRDTLKAIFEWKGQPKKNTSYIYLDDTAETMKIAQSLQLKPYIKHLQVDVDDVLNRFKKTLVIGFQDQQETFFELLEIDYPLYEKILKVLDGYRPNKKDKDDAIQFVEFIDKLMKLGSRKEQLLIHHSNENLNFKLEYDSFFGQFTFTRE; encoded by the coding sequence ATGTCTAGTCATTCATTTGAATTTATCCAAAATTTGAATCCTGACTTATCTCAGTTAGGAATGATTATTGACAAAATTTTCTATGCGGATCCGCATGGAGTGTTAGTTAAAGGAAGGTTATTCGCAGAGCAGTTGTCAAAAGATGTAGTAAAACGTGAAGCGGGATTAGAGAACCTTCTTTATGTAAGACAAGTTGAAAGAATTGACGGATTAGAAAAAGAAGGATTATTAACAAATGAGATTGCTAAATCATTCGACTCCATACGTTATTTAGGAAATCAAGCTTCACATAAGAATAGTAATTTTGACCTGGAAACAGCATTAAAAATGCATAAGAACTTATTCAAAGTGGCTGTTTGGTATATGGAAGTTTATGGTGACTATGAATTCGTGCCACCTAACTATCAGCATCCTTTATTTAAGGAAAAAGGTTTTAGTAATGAAGAACTAGATGAATTAATAGATAAGAAATTGTCTAATCAGCTTAAAGGATTTCTAGATTTAAATAATAGAAAAATCAGATTGAATACTATATCAGATATAGATATTGAAAATAGAAATTCTAAAGAAGATACTCATCAAACCTTAGAAAAAAAGGCGAAAATTAGTGGAAATGTATTACATGGTAGTAGCTTAATTTATGAGTTATCAAAATTAAAGGAATCTTCTCAAGAAGCTGTGGAAAACGAAAAATCATTTAGTTCTTTTAAAACATATCTTCATGTAGAGCGTCCAATTCAAAACAACATGTATGAAGCTTTAAAGACCTCTGAGAAAAGTAATGTATGCCAGTTGATAATACTAGGTGGAAGTGTTGGTGACGGTAAGTCACATTTACTTGCTTATATGAATAACACATACCCCGAAATGATGAAGAAGTTCACTATTCATAATGATGCAACGGAAAGCTTTAATCCTACAAAAAACTCATTAGATACTTTAGATGAGGTTTTAAAGCCTTTTTCAGATGATTACATTGATAATTCAATTGATAAACAAGTGTTAGCGATTAACTTAGGTGTACTGCATAATTTCCTAGAATCAAATTATGCAAAAGAAAGTTATACAAAATTAAGTGAATTTATTAATAAATCTGATGTGTTTAATTCAAACAGCATATCTAAAGATGTTACAGATGAAAATTTCCATTTAATTAGTTTTAGTGACTTCCACACGTTTGAGATTACAAATCAAGGTCCTAAGTCGACATATTTTAAAGAACTTTTCAACCGTATTACTTCTGAATCAGAGCTTAATCCATTTTATCAAGCTTATATAAAAGATCTCGAAAATGGATATAAAGGTCATGTTATGACAAACTATCAGCTTTTTAAGAGAGGAGAAGTACAAGAAAAAATATCTCAATTGTTAATTCAGGCCCTAATCAAACATAAATTAATTATTTCAACAAGGGCTCTTTTAAATTTCATATACGATATCATTGTTCCAGCAAATTTAGAAGATAATTTGGTCTTTTCTTCCGTAATTGATGAGACGGAATTTTTACTTCCAAACTTGCTTTTTGGTAGTAAAGACCGATCTCTTTTACTACAAGTACTTTCTAAATTAGATCCAATTCATGTTCGATCAAAAGAAATAGATCAATTATTGATTGAGTTAAATAACAGTCACAATGTATCAGATGTTTTTAAATCACAAATAACATCAAATGGTATTGAAGTTTGGATCGATTCTCTAGAAGAGCTAGGACCTTTTTATGAACTCAGCTCTGCAACAAGAAAAATATTAAATGTATCAATGATTCGGATGGGCTGGTGCCTTTCATCAAATTTAGAACATGTATTCTCTGACTCAGTATATAAAAGTTATATGACATCTCTATATGCATTTAATACAGGAGACCGTTCAGGACTAATATCTATATATAGAGATACTCTAAAAGCTATTTTTGAGTGGAAAGGTCAACCAAAGAAAAATACTTCATACATTTATTTAGATGACACTGCAGAAACGATGAAAATTGCTCAATCATTACAACTAAAGCCATATATAAAACATCTTCAAGTAGACGTAGATGATGTGCTTAATCGTTTTAAAAAGACGTTAGTGATAGGGTTTCAAGATCAACAAGAAACATTTTTTGAACTACTTGAGATAGATTACCCACTATATGAGAAAATTTTAAAAGTTTTAGATGGATACCGTCCTAATAAAAAGGACAAAGATGATGCTATTCAATTTGTTGAGTTTATTGATAAGTTAATGAAACTTGGAAGTAGAAAAGAACAATTACTTATCCATCATTCTAATGAAAATTTGAACTTTAAATTAGAGTATGATTCATTCTTTGGACAATTTACATTCACGAGGGAGTAA
- the dptG gene encoding DNA phosphorothioation-dependent restriction protein DptG — protein sequence MDYNQNLIELRRYLGVKPDKKGLTHNINKHAPYFPFPTRASERARFARGFDGVVGEFTRLVSNHSLKEKIEIEDIIKGISDKVQMDIHDTPYFQRLMKLYLADNHSSMKVFHPHIFQYFQRTEGDEGKGEAEIALLLRDIYIKSNESIRSMFAKGNSDHVISKLILDQLDYLVVKEKANKYVGKLPHITDLFNEDISYLAKYPEYFTVNLSLFLSYYYFFYISQLSLKLSQKFIADSSKVNELFYMLDWEGPGKSRKSYTKGYNLIKDSLRNLLIQVNTLEHVNSLQGTHGLSYPELVDFYNGISVIEQTELSNVLTNWILEYRGLMELEQIKELPEKYDELIISLYNSIEEVHTKLPTKQGTKSRYSLSLEQIGKKYFLKTRGSLGYMLNIKQELLLLITTVVVKDERKSLKSVFEGLEKRGLFFDRYSKEGIVELYDKLNLLDKKSDSGDAQYVKPIL from the coding sequence ATGGATTATAATCAAAATCTAATTGAATTAAGACGGTATTTAGGAGTTAAACCAGATAAAAAAGGATTGACTCATAATATAAATAAACATGCTCCTTATTTTCCATTTCCGACTAGAGCTTCGGAGCGTGCTAGGTTCGCCAGGGGTTTCGATGGTGTAGTAGGGGAGTTCACTAGACTTGTCAGTAATCATTCATTAAAGGAAAAAATTGAAATCGAAGATATCATTAAGGGAATTAGTGATAAAGTACAAATGGATATTCATGATACACCCTATTTTCAAAGATTAATGAAATTGTATCTTGCTGACAATCATTCGTCTATGAAAGTCTTCCATCCACATATTTTTCAATATTTTCAAAGGACAGAAGGAGATGAAGGAAAAGGTGAAGCAGAAATAGCTCTATTACTTAGGGATATTTATATTAAAAGTAATGAATCCATTCGGTCAATGTTTGCAAAAGGAAATTCTGATCATGTAATATCAAAATTGATACTAGATCAGCTTGATTATTTAGTAGTAAAAGAAAAAGCTAATAAATATGTTGGTAAATTACCTCATATTACAGACCTGTTTAATGAAGATATTTCATATTTAGCTAAATATCCTGAATATTTTACTGTCAACTTAAGTCTTTTCTTATCATATTATTATTTCTTTTACATTTCACAGCTTTCATTAAAGCTTAGTCAAAAGTTTATTGCAGATTCTTCTAAAGTGAATGAACTGTTTTATATGTTGGATTGGGAAGGTCCAGGTAAAAGTAGGAAAAGCTATACTAAAGGATATAATTTGATAAAAGATTCTTTAAGAAATTTACTTATACAGGTAAATACACTAGAACATGTGAATTCTCTTCAAGGTACACATGGTTTATCCTATCCAGAGTTGGTAGATTTTTATAATGGAATTTCAGTTATTGAACAAACAGAGTTAAGTAATGTATTAACTAATTGGATACTTGAATATAGAGGTTTAATGGAATTGGAGCAGATAAAAGAGTTACCAGAAAAATATGACGAATTAATCATTTCTTTATACAACAGTATTGAAGAAGTTCATACAAAATTACCAACTAAACAAGGAACAAAGAGTAGGTATTCATTATCTTTAGAACAAATTGGGAAAAAATACTTCCTTAAAACAAGGGGTTCTTTGGGTTATATGTTAAATATAAAACAAGAATTATTATTGTTAATTACAACTGTTGTGGTAAAGGATGAAAGAAAGTCTTTAAAATCGGTATTTGAAGGACTAGAAAAAAGAGGTCTTTTTTTTGATAGATACTCAAAGGAAGGCATAGTTGAACTTTATGATAAATTAAATCTATTGGATAAAAAGAGTGATAGTGGAGATGCCCAATATGTTAAACCAATTTTATAA